The Henckelia pumila isolate YLH828 chromosome 2, ASM3356847v2, whole genome shotgun sequence genome includes a window with the following:
- the LOC140882485 gene encoding probable disease resistance protein At4g27220 isoform X1: MSSSYSCSNFPIRLLVSPLIFVFFVNIHKVNIMAEHGFEYAKELGKCIVTAVLWPRFKRHIDYLLCCPENIQGLTDETRLLKRAKLYVDHKKEEARYSAEAVTPDVENWSNEVAQKLEVSNGISQSSNGLKPWDIFGRYTLGKSAKRTAQGILKLRNEADSMMISFPAPPASMRSLISHEPTEKLESRRRVEDNIVEFLNDDGIRMIAICGAGGVGKTTMAQRIEERVRTGGLFDEVVFVVVGQQIDILNIQKEIAEIVGLKLDEDTLPGRAHKIHTRLLDSRRKLLIFDNVWKSFDLEQIGVPFEACKIILTSRSRDLCHDMEADKVVQIDVLDEQEAWRLFREKTGECVDKPELLPIAEAVAAECGGLPIALVTIGKALKYRSIETWRDSLSQLKRANPTNFPQVKNVYEILKLSYDLLENESEKSLFLLCCLFPDGYSIPIELLTLCGIGLGMLEGIMTVDEGRNRTHGLVEKLKNFYLLMNGSGEHDVKMHDVIRDVAIYIGMKERRGFLKSLEVSSMPSWNQDSSSNCEWMSIDISKENAKLPTWSDFPNLRLLMMLNSADSKFPEGFDVNFEGMEELVVLYFSGISLPSLPTNLKLLKNLATLHLEGCAVKNISILGELASLIIVRVHKCEDIEELPADIGRLNRLRVLELISCERLARIVGGVISSLVGLEELKIIHSFDGWEATDDENSENNARLCELESLPNLTSLHIDICKWNLFAQELCLSQQLVRYSIHSRRIRTEREERSISLKVPRDIKVGNWLLQLARSTQLLCLYGNDTSYNFNFAEEPRARKLFNDEEIGEWNQLQIP, translated from the coding sequence ATGTCATCGTCATATTCTTGTAGTAATTTCCCTATCCGTTTACTTGTTTCTCCCCTGATTTTCGTTTTCTTTGTCAATATTCATAAGGTAAACATAATGGCAGAACATGGGTTTGAATATGCAAAAGAACTTGGAAAATGCATAGTGACTGCTGTGCTTTGGCCACGCTTCAAGCGCCATATTGATTACTTGTTGTGTTGCCCTGAGAATATTCAAGGCCTCACGGATGAAACTCGTCTTTTGAAAAGAGCTAAGCTCTATGTCGACCATAAGAAGGAAGAGGCTCGATATAGTGCTGAAGCTGTGACCCCAGATGTCGAAAATTGGTCCAACGAAGTTGCTCAGAAGCTGGAGGTGAGCAATGGAATTTCGCAAAGTTCCAATGGGCTCAAGCCTTGGGATATATTCGGTCGGTACACGTTGGGAAAGAGTGCCAAGAGAACGGCACAAGGCATTCTAAAACTACGAAATGAAGCAGATTCAATGATGATATCTTTCCCAGCCCCTCCAGCATCAATGCGATCTCTCATCTCTCACGAACCAACGGAGAAGCTTGAATCGAGAAGACGGGTTGAGGATAACATAGTGGAGTTTTTAAATGATGATGGTATTCGTATGATAGCGATTTGCGGTGCAGGAGGGGTTGGAAAGACGACTATGGCGCAAAGAATTGAGGAGAGGGTGAGAACAGGGGGATTATTTGACGAGGTCGTGTTCGTAGTTGTCGGCCAACAGATTGACATCCTTAATATTCAGAAGGAGATTGCTGAAATAGTAGGTTTGAAATTGGATGAAGATACTTTGCCTGGTAGAGCGCATAAAATACATACCAGGCTACTGGATAGCAGGAGAAAGCTCTTAATATTTGACAATGTTTGGAAAAGTTTCGATTTGGAGCAAATAGGAGTTCCTTTCGAAGCATGCAAGATTATTTTGACATCTCGGTCTAGAGATTTATGCCATGATATGGAAGCGGATAAAGTTGTTCAAATAGACGTCTTAGATGAACAAGAAGCATGGAGActttttagagagaaaactgGCGAATGCGTGGATAAACCAGAGTTGCTCCCCATAGCAGAAGCCGTTGCAGCAGAATGCGGAGGTTTGCCGATTGCACTTGTAACCATCGGTAAAGCTCTCAAATATAGAAGCATAGAAACGTGGAGAGATTCACTTTCACAGCTGAAAAGAGCTAACCCGACGAATTTCCCGCAAGTTAAAAATGTCTATGAGATTCTCAAACTGAGTTATGATCTCTTAGAAAATGAAAGTGAAAAGTCGCTTTTCCTCCTTTGTTGCTTGTTTCCTGATGGTTATAGCATTCCTATCGAGCTCTTGACTTTGTGCGGCATTGGGTTAGGCATGTTAGAGGGAATCATGACTGTTGACGAGGGAAGAAACAGAACACATGGTTTGGTGGAGAaacttaaaaatttttatctGTTAATGAATGGCAGTGGGGAACATGATGTAAAAATGCATGATGTTATTCGTGATGTGGCCATTTATATTGGTATGAAAGAACGACGAGGCTTTTTGAAAAGTCTGGAAGTGTCCTCCATGCCTTCCTGGAATCAAGATTCATCTAGCAATTGCGAATGGATGTCGATAGACATTTCAAAGGAAAATGCCAAGCTTCCAACTTGGTCAGATTTTCCAAATCTTCGTCTCTTGATGATGCTGAATTCCGCAGACAGCAAGTTTCCTGAAGGATTTGATGTCAATTTTGAAGGAATGGAGGAGCTTGTTGTGTTGTATTTTTCAGGAATTAGTCTTCCATCACTTCCAACAAATCTGAAATTGCTAAAAAACCTTGCAACGTTGCACTTGGAGGGTTGTGCGGTGAAAAATATCTCTATCCTAGGCGAGCTAGCAAGTCTGATAATTGTCCGTGTCCATAAATGTGAGGACATTGAAGAGTTGCCAGCAGATATTGGGAGATTGAATCGCCTGAGGGTATTAGAATTGATTAGTTGCGAACGGCTTGCAAGAATAGTGGGGGGTGTCATATCAAGTCTAGTTGGACTGGAGGAATTAAAAATCATTCATAGCTTTGATGGATGGGAAGCAACGGATGATGAAAACAGTGAAAACAATGCTCGTCTATGTGAACTGGAGTCTCTCCCCAATTTGACTTCCTTGCATATTGACATATGTAAGTGGAATTTATTTGCCCAAGAGTTATGCCTTTCACAGCAGTTAGTGAGATATTCGATTCATTCTAGGAGGATACGGACGGAGAGAGAGGAGAGAAGTATCTCCCTAAAGGTACCCAGAGACATCAAAGTAGGAAATTGGCTTCTTCAACTAGCAAGGAGCACCCAATTACTGTGCTTGTATGGAAATGATACTTCATACAATTTTAATTTTGCCGAGGAACCTCGAGCTAGAAAGTTGTTCAACGACGAAGAAATTGGTGAATGGAATCAATTGCAAATTCCATGA
- the LOC140882485 gene encoding probable disease resistance protein At4g27220 isoform X2: protein MAEHGFEYAKELGKCIVTAVLWPRFKRHIDYLLCCPENIQGLTDETRLLKRAKLYVDHKKEEARYSAEAVTPDVENWSNEVAQKLEVSNGISQSSNGLKPWDIFGRYTLGKSAKRTAQGILKLRNEADSMMISFPAPPASMRSLISHEPTEKLESRRRVEDNIVEFLNDDGIRMIAICGAGGVGKTTMAQRIEERVRTGGLFDEVVFVVVGQQIDILNIQKEIAEIVGLKLDEDTLPGRAHKIHTRLLDSRRKLLIFDNVWKSFDLEQIGVPFEACKIILTSRSRDLCHDMEADKVVQIDVLDEQEAWRLFREKTGECVDKPELLPIAEAVAAECGGLPIALVTIGKALKYRSIETWRDSLSQLKRANPTNFPQVKNVYEILKLSYDLLENESEKSLFLLCCLFPDGYSIPIELLTLCGIGLGMLEGIMTVDEGRNRTHGLVEKLKNFYLLMNGSGEHDVKMHDVIRDVAIYIGMKERRGFLKSLEVSSMPSWNQDSSSNCEWMSIDISKENAKLPTWSDFPNLRLLMMLNSADSKFPEGFDVNFEGMEELVVLYFSGISLPSLPTNLKLLKNLATLHLEGCAVKNISILGELASLIIVRVHKCEDIEELPADIGRLNRLRVLELISCERLARIVGGVISSLVGLEELKIIHSFDGWEATDDENSENNARLCELESLPNLTSLHIDICKWNLFAQELCLSQQLVRYSIHSRRIRTEREERSISLKVPRDIKVGNWLLQLARSTQLLCLYGNDTSYNFNFAEEPRARKLFNDEEIGEWNQLQIP, encoded by the coding sequence ATGGCAGAACATGGGTTTGAATATGCAAAAGAACTTGGAAAATGCATAGTGACTGCTGTGCTTTGGCCACGCTTCAAGCGCCATATTGATTACTTGTTGTGTTGCCCTGAGAATATTCAAGGCCTCACGGATGAAACTCGTCTTTTGAAAAGAGCTAAGCTCTATGTCGACCATAAGAAGGAAGAGGCTCGATATAGTGCTGAAGCTGTGACCCCAGATGTCGAAAATTGGTCCAACGAAGTTGCTCAGAAGCTGGAGGTGAGCAATGGAATTTCGCAAAGTTCCAATGGGCTCAAGCCTTGGGATATATTCGGTCGGTACACGTTGGGAAAGAGTGCCAAGAGAACGGCACAAGGCATTCTAAAACTACGAAATGAAGCAGATTCAATGATGATATCTTTCCCAGCCCCTCCAGCATCAATGCGATCTCTCATCTCTCACGAACCAACGGAGAAGCTTGAATCGAGAAGACGGGTTGAGGATAACATAGTGGAGTTTTTAAATGATGATGGTATTCGTATGATAGCGATTTGCGGTGCAGGAGGGGTTGGAAAGACGACTATGGCGCAAAGAATTGAGGAGAGGGTGAGAACAGGGGGATTATTTGACGAGGTCGTGTTCGTAGTTGTCGGCCAACAGATTGACATCCTTAATATTCAGAAGGAGATTGCTGAAATAGTAGGTTTGAAATTGGATGAAGATACTTTGCCTGGTAGAGCGCATAAAATACATACCAGGCTACTGGATAGCAGGAGAAAGCTCTTAATATTTGACAATGTTTGGAAAAGTTTCGATTTGGAGCAAATAGGAGTTCCTTTCGAAGCATGCAAGATTATTTTGACATCTCGGTCTAGAGATTTATGCCATGATATGGAAGCGGATAAAGTTGTTCAAATAGACGTCTTAGATGAACAAGAAGCATGGAGActttttagagagaaaactgGCGAATGCGTGGATAAACCAGAGTTGCTCCCCATAGCAGAAGCCGTTGCAGCAGAATGCGGAGGTTTGCCGATTGCACTTGTAACCATCGGTAAAGCTCTCAAATATAGAAGCATAGAAACGTGGAGAGATTCACTTTCACAGCTGAAAAGAGCTAACCCGACGAATTTCCCGCAAGTTAAAAATGTCTATGAGATTCTCAAACTGAGTTATGATCTCTTAGAAAATGAAAGTGAAAAGTCGCTTTTCCTCCTTTGTTGCTTGTTTCCTGATGGTTATAGCATTCCTATCGAGCTCTTGACTTTGTGCGGCATTGGGTTAGGCATGTTAGAGGGAATCATGACTGTTGACGAGGGAAGAAACAGAACACATGGTTTGGTGGAGAaacttaaaaatttttatctGTTAATGAATGGCAGTGGGGAACATGATGTAAAAATGCATGATGTTATTCGTGATGTGGCCATTTATATTGGTATGAAAGAACGACGAGGCTTTTTGAAAAGTCTGGAAGTGTCCTCCATGCCTTCCTGGAATCAAGATTCATCTAGCAATTGCGAATGGATGTCGATAGACATTTCAAAGGAAAATGCCAAGCTTCCAACTTGGTCAGATTTTCCAAATCTTCGTCTCTTGATGATGCTGAATTCCGCAGACAGCAAGTTTCCTGAAGGATTTGATGTCAATTTTGAAGGAATGGAGGAGCTTGTTGTGTTGTATTTTTCAGGAATTAGTCTTCCATCACTTCCAACAAATCTGAAATTGCTAAAAAACCTTGCAACGTTGCACTTGGAGGGTTGTGCGGTGAAAAATATCTCTATCCTAGGCGAGCTAGCAAGTCTGATAATTGTCCGTGTCCATAAATGTGAGGACATTGAAGAGTTGCCAGCAGATATTGGGAGATTGAATCGCCTGAGGGTATTAGAATTGATTAGTTGCGAACGGCTTGCAAGAATAGTGGGGGGTGTCATATCAAGTCTAGTTGGACTGGAGGAATTAAAAATCATTCATAGCTTTGATGGATGGGAAGCAACGGATGATGAAAACAGTGAAAACAATGCTCGTCTATGTGAACTGGAGTCTCTCCCCAATTTGACTTCCTTGCATATTGACATATGTAAGTGGAATTTATTTGCCCAAGAGTTATGCCTTTCACAGCAGTTAGTGAGATATTCGATTCATTCTAGGAGGATACGGACGGAGAGAGAGGAGAGAAGTATCTCCCTAAAGGTACCCAGAGACATCAAAGTAGGAAATTGGCTTCTTCAACTAGCAAGGAGCACCCAATTACTGTGCTTGTATGGAAATGATACTTCATACAATTTTAATTTTGCCGAGGAACCTCGAGCTAGAAAGTTGTTCAACGACGAAGAAATTGGTGAATGGAATCAATTGCAAATTCCATGA